One part of the Eucalyptus grandis isolate ANBG69807.140 chromosome 10, ASM1654582v1, whole genome shotgun sequence genome encodes these proteins:
- the LOC104421258 gene encoding uncharacterized protein At4g22758: MPNSKAHRRGHEERSRKGKPQLLSEKASSFHGRNPAAMDAAKQLPRPRTVPDLIAARAQAGGADERPRLTKLLLNVTLQGSLGHVHVVMTPESTVEDLIAAALRQYLKEGRRPILPTADPAGFDLHYSQFSLESLDREEKLMALGSRNFFLCAKRPPRDGVAAGSGGGASPASCGKEAEKASKNGFNWLKFMDFMK; encoded by the exons ATGCCGAACTCGAAGGCTCACCGGAGAGGCCACGAGGAGAGGAGCCGGAAGGGGAAGCCGCAGCTGCTGTCGGAGAAGGCGTCGTCGTTCCACGGGAGGAACCCGGCGGCGATGGACGCGGCGAAGCAGCTCCCGAGGCCGCGGACGGTGCCGGACCTCATCGCCGCGAGGGCCCAGGCGGGGGGCGCCGACGAGAGGCCCCGCCTGACGAAGCTCCTCCTGAACGTGACGTTGCAGGGCAGCCTAGGGCACGTGCACGTGGTGATGACGCCGGAGTCGACGGTCGAGGATCTGATCGCGGCGGCGCTCCGGCAATACCTGAAGGAAGGGCGCCGGCCGATATTGCCCACCGCCGATCCCGCCGGCTTCGACCTCCATTACTCTCAATTTAGCTTAGAGA GTTTGGACAGAGAGGAGAAACTGATGGCGTTGGGGTCGAGGAACTTCTTCCTCTGCGCAAAGAGGCCGCCGAGGGACGGCGTCGCCGCGggaagcggcggcggcgcgtCGCCGGCGTCGTGCGGGAAGGAAGCCGAGAAGGCGTC